One window from the genome of Gambusia affinis linkage group LG14, SWU_Gaff_1.0, whole genome shotgun sequence encodes:
- the LOC122843709 gene encoding coagulation factor XI-like: protein MKTPFILVTLLCFCAGSFGCDSGLRLEWDFPGSDINILFSPDAQHCQFLCTQEATCLFWAFIGPDCLVDDRHYHCFLKATPSGKPEKQNPKQGTTAGYSLKSCNPLPPLSLSKVYEDVNFPGADYRTFFTVDYKVCQKACTDDPFCQFFSYHNEKYSDINVRYKCYLKYSWSVPRTPSVVASADRISGFSRELQIIPSSQTECQRTLFVNTDFPGYDIAVHQAGSPELCQVLCSAHPQCSYFSFVSNEFKCYLKNNQNEMVPKYVSGITSGLPSQSCPLRNETNPFSPNHLTMYEGIDFPYSDLRYFSLNNAESCESACTSDPNCQFYSYITSSHLCYLKRVITMPAPPKVTNQANVVSGFTLRKSFL from the exons ATGAAGACTCCCTTCATTTTAGTGactctgctctgtttctgtgCTGGCAGCTTTG gatGTGACTCAGGACTTCGGTTGGAATGGGACTTTCCAGGTTCAGACATCAACATCCTTTTCTCTCCAGATGCTCAACACTGTCAGTTCCTCTGCACTCAGGAGGCGACTTGTCTCTTTTGGGCGTTTATTGGTCCTGACTGCCTGGTTGATGACAG ACACTACCACTGCTTCCTTAAGGCCACGCCGTcaggaaaaccagaaaaacagaaTCCCAAGCAGGGCACCACTGCCGGTTATTCTCTGAAGTCCTGCAATCCACTACCAC CTCTGTCACTATCCAAAGTTTATGAGGATGTGAATTTCCCCGGAGCGGACTACAGGACCTTCTTCACAGTGGATTACAAGGTGTGTCAGAAAGCCTGCACCGATGATCCTTTCTGCCAGTTCTTCTCGTACCACAATGAGAAGTATAGCGACATAAATGTCCG GTACAAGTGCTACCTTAAATACAGCTGGTCAGTACCAAGAACCCCATCTGTCGTAGCTAGTGCTGACAGAATATCTGGATTTTCTCGTGAATTACAAATAATTCCCTCCTCTCAAACAG AGTGTCAGCGCACACTTTTTGTAAACACTGACTTTCCTGGTTACGACATCGCAGTTCACCAAGCTGGCTCACCTGAACTGTGTCAGGTGTTGTGCTCCGCTCACCCACAATGCTCTTACTTCTCTTTTGTCAG CAACGAATTTAAATGTTATCTGAAGaacaatcaaaatgaaatgGTCCCAAAATATGTGAGTGGTATCACATCTGGGCTGCCATCGCAATCCTGTCCGCTGCGTAACG AGACGAATCCATTCTCACCAAATCACCTTACAATGTATGAAGGAATAGATTTCCCATACTCGGACCTTCGCTATTTCTCACTGAACAACGCTGAGTCGTGTGAGAGCGCCTGCACCTCGGACCCCAACTGCCAGTTCTACAGCTACATTACCTCAAG ccaTCTCTGCTATCTAAAGCGTGTCATCACCATGCCCGCTCCTCCCAAAGTGACCAACCAGGCTAACGTGGTGTCGGGCTTCACCCTGAGGAAGAGTTTCCTTTGA
- the LOC122843707 gene encoding coagulation factor XI-like codes for MKTLFILMALFYFWDCSFGCDTGFRLDWDFPGSDIKILFSPDAQHCQLLCTQEAACLFWAFIGPNCMVDNRHYNCFLKATPSGKPEQQNPKQGTTAGYSLKSCNPLPTPSLSKVYEDVNFPGADYRAFFTVDYKACQEACTDDPFCQFFSFLNEKYGNTNYRYKCYLKYSWSVPRTPSVIASADRISGFSRELQIIPSSQTECQRTLFLNTDFPGSDLEDHPAASPELCQVLCSAHPLCSYFSFVSNNSFCYLKKNLNQMVPKYVSGITSGLPSRSCPLRNVRNPFSPNHVTVYEGVDFPYSDLRSLSLDNAESCENACTSDPNCQFYTYVTSSLVCYLKRVITMPAPPKVNNLANVVSGFTLRNSFL; via the exons ATGAAgactcttttcattttaatggcTCTGTTCTACTTCTGGGATTGCAGCTTTG gatGTGACACAGGATTTCGGTTGGATTGGGACTTTCCAGGTTCAGACATCAAAATCCTTTTCTCTCCGGATGCTCAACACTGTCAGCTCCTCTGCACTCAGGAGGCGGCTTGTCTCTTTTGGGCGTTTATTGGTCCTAACTGCATGGTTGATAACAG ACACTACAACTGCTTCCTTAAGGCCACGCCGTCAGGAAAACCAGAACAACAGAATCCCAAGCAGGGCACCACTGCCGGTTATTCTCTGAAGTCCTGCAATCCACTACCAA CTCCGTCACTATCCAAAGTTTATGAGGATGTGAATTTCCCCGGAGCGGACTACCGAGCCTTCTTCACAGTGGATTACAAGGCATGTCAGGAAGCCTGCACTGACGATCCTTTCTGCCAGTTCTTCAGTTTCCTCAATGAGAAGTATGGCAACACAAATTACCG GTACAAGTGCTACCTGAAATACAGCTGGTCAGTACCAAGAACCCCATCTGTCATAGCTAGTGCTGACAGAATATCTGGATTTTCTCGTGAATTACAAATAATTCCCTCCTCTCAAACAG AGTGTCAGCGCACACTTTTTCTAAACACTGACTTTCCTGGTAGCGACCTCGAGGATCACCCAGCTGCCTCTCCTGAACTGTGTCAGGTGTTGTGCTCCGCTCACCCACTATGCTCTTACTTCTCTTTTGTCAG CAACAATTCTTTTTGTTAtctgaagaaaaatctaaatcaaatgGTCCCAAAATATGTGAGTGGTATCACATCTGGGCTGCCATCGCGATCCTGTCCGCTGCGTAACG TGAGGAATCCATTCTCACCGAATCACGTTACAGTGTATGAAGGAGTGGATTTCCCATACTCGGACCTTCGCTCTCTCTCACTGGACAACGCTGAGTCGTGTGAGAACGCCTGCACCTCGGACCCCAACTGCCAGTTCTACACCTACGTTACATCAAG cctTGTCTGCTATCTAAAGCGTGTCATCACCATGCCTGCTCCTCCCAAAGTGAACAACCTAGCTAACGTGGTGTCGGGCTTCACCCTGAGGAACAGCTTCCTTTGA